Proteins found in one Epinephelus fuscoguttatus linkage group LG4, E.fuscoguttatus.final_Chr_v1 genomic segment:
- the cotl1 gene encoding coactosin-like protein: MATQIDKEACREAYNQVRDDNTDTNWAAFKYDGSMILPAGQGTDYEDFKSMCTDDSRLFGFVRITTGDTMSKRAKFTLITWIGENVGGLQRAKISTDKALVKEIVQNFAKEFTFSELRELDADNIRTELKKAGGANYDAQAE, encoded by the exons ATGGCAACCCAAATCGATAAAGAGGCTTGCAGAGAGGCTTACAACCAAGTCAGAGACGATAACACGGACACCAACTG GGCTGCTTTTAAATATGACGGCTCTATGATCCTGCCTGCAGGACAAGGGACTGACTATGAGGACTTCAAGAGCATGTGCACAG ATGACTCTCGTCTGTTTGGTTTTGTCCGGATCACGACGGGAGACACCATGAGCAAACGGGCCAAGTTCACTCTCATCACCTGGATTGGTGAGAACGTCGGTGGGCTGCAGCGCGCCAAGATCAGCACTGACAAAGCGCTGGTCAAAGAGATTGTGCAG aACTTTGCCAAGGAGTTCACGTTTAGTGAGCTGAGGGAACTGGATGCAGACAACATCCGCACAGAGCTGAAGAAGGCTGGTGGAGCCAACTATGATGCTCAGGCCGAGTAG